TTATCTATGTTATGGTCATATTGCTATTAACACGCTCAAAAAGGCtcagatttaaaaaaggaaactaatatattattatttgaataataataataagcactTATTCACAACTCCTGTATACTCCTACACATTGGGAAGCCATTGTACTGGTGGTTTTGACCTTATTCGGGAATCAAAATGATTTGGCAAATGTAGAGAAAGTAATTTACAGTATTTAGCACTTTTTTTGATCAAAGAAGTTACACAGTGCTTTACAGTAACaagaaaagggaaagagaggagataTACAAGACAGAGAAgacactataaaaaaaaacaaggagaaATAAGTGTATAACCCCTAAAAGAAAAAGGTACAATCACAAGTTGTTTTCAAGAAAGATGTGCACTGATTTTCCCTCTGAGACTTTCCCTCCTAGAGGTCAGAGGCCACAGCAAACCCTTTAAGTACAAAGGTGCCTGATCATGTAATGCCAGTTGTATGCCAAAAGtggcattttaaaatcaatcctcAAAATGAAAGGGAGCCAATAGAGAGTCACCAAAGCTGGTGTCATGTGTGgtttatatttagtttttgttaaaagcattgctgctgaattctggactattatttattatttatttattatctgttgCAAAAGAGAAAATATGCTGAGGCTCCTTAACAAAACTATCCAGTAGTCAACACCGGATACAATAAAATCATGGTTGACTTTTTCCAAAtcttttggctcatatggagtTCAGAATTTAGGTTGGGATCATCACCAAATGGGCCAATTAAATTTTAAATTCTGCATTACCGTATTTGGGCGAAGAAAATTATTTATTGTAATTCAAATACAGTTTTTCCACCTAAAAGACCCAAGTTATGAATTGAGGACAGTTGGCCATAATGTTAATTTGGTCataaagatattttttaaagaaatatttagACTGCTTACCAGCAACATATGTCTTTAAGAGCAAATGTCAATgtcttaaaaatgtgtttgtttgataGAAAGTTCTGCCACAGAATGACtccaacccttgtgttgacagATAATGTTTTCTGACGTGATGCAGTGCAACTCTTAGATTgtacagttttgtttttgtgtttttgtagtcTTGCGACATTGCACttcattctttattttctgttttgttgtaaATAATTCTGGACGGATGTCTCTTATGTATAGTGAAACATCTCATCTCATCGTCTCAATACCTTACATATGTCTCGCATTTTTTGCTCTCAgcgatttttgtgttttttgattcatattttttcatattATAGTATTCACAGATTTCTATAGTCATGCTGTACGGAGCTTTTCCCAACATTTCACTTCATTCATCAATAAGTACTGTGCAGTGAGCTTCTTCTTTTTGTAAATGAGCTGTTAAATGTTATGCTTACAGAAATGCACAGCACCACATAAGTCATTTTTGGTATACCATAAAACAAATTAAGCCAAATGAATGACTAGTATTACTATTAATGGCATTTTGTATGTCTTTACAATTCTGCACATAAGCATGCACTGTGCCTCAGTCTCTCCAGATGAGACATCCTGACATATTGTGGACAAAATAATCTACTGCTGGGGATGAGGGCATTGCAATAGCTTAATTTCTTTCAAATAATTTTGTTTACAATAGGATATTACAAGAGAATTATAATAAACAGTCCCTGTAATATTACCGATAACATACGGTACCAAGATACCATCAGCTCACTGTTGAGCATCTGCAACAGAAAGTACCTAACCTCAGGGTGTGGCAAACCTTACAGTTTCTAACCAAATACCATAACGTTTGTAGAGAAAGAAATCTGACACCTCTTGTCAGTGTAATAGGTTACCCGCAAGCATAAAGTGTGTCTCtaatacacaaacggcaaacTATAAAgtgtaaacattttattttatttctgtaaaaACCTCTTTATCTTGATATAATTTATCTGAATAACTACAAGCTGGCTACTTCTTAAGTTTTCATGACATAGAAATATAATAGGCACACCCTAAATCAGAGATTTTCAACAGTGGGTCCGGGAcccttagggggtcctcagagtcactgcagggggcctccaaattactgtcaatttttgaaagttttcttcaaaaattaaaatgtcttaatatgaatccaacatactattagcaaatataaaaccccactgatgataggcttactggcctataggtaaggtagtcactataGCTAACCACAGATATAGATAATCCTTAAGGattcacatgtatgtttaacattaaaacatggtttgtaaaatcatgccaacaattattattttaatagcttagtattcatatgcaacaaaaaaaaggtatttataaaaggctttaggctgccctacacgttattgtaggcccagtttaatatgcaacttcattttatacaatatatggaGTAGGGGGtacctgctccgtctctgtttCGGTTAAGGGGTCcctggcttaaaaaacgttgaagctCCTGCCCTAAATGTTTTAAACTCTCACGTTAGAAATGGTGCTAATTAAAGGCGTAGGTTACTAAATAGAGCTAAACATTCAGTTTCTATTTGTCATAAGGTTTTGTCAGAGGCatcagaaaaggaaagaaaatctACATGTAAGGCAGCAAAAGCACATATAAACATGTAATTGTAGTGGAAGCTGTTACTTGGGCTCAGCATGGATTCCCTTAGATGACTTTTAATTTTATCTGACAAACCAGCCAATCCGTGTTGTTTCCTGGACATGCAGGAATTCAAACGTATGTCATACTGAGTCATGCAACAGGAAGTCTTGTCTGAACCACAGATGATTTGATTCTGTTTCTATCTATTCTATCTCACACCCAGCAAGAGAAGGAGCTGTACTAACTGTCCAGAAGACAATGGCAAACGCATCTTGTCAAGGTATCAGATTTGACTTTACAGGCAGATTCCTGCCTCCTGTTTACATCTTAGTCTTCATCATCGGTCAGCTAGCTAATGGATGGGGATTGAAGTCTTTGCTGCAGAAATGGAAGAAACTGGGCAtcattaatgtgtttgttttcaacCTCGGACTTGCTGATATTCTGTACCTGCTCACACTCCCCTTTTTGGTGGTGTACTACTTTATGGAGAGCAAGTGGATCTTTGGAGACACATTCTGCAAGATAACAAGATTCTGCTTCAACCTGAATTTATATGGCAGCATGGGGTTCCTTACTTGTATAAGTGTGTACAGGTACCTGGCTATTGTCCATCCAATGAGAGTGATGGGAAGAATAACTGTCACTCACTCTGTGGGGATCTCAGTCATGGTTTGGTTCTTGGTGAGCGTTCAAAGTCTTCCAGACATGTTCTACAGCAAAACATTTGGAAACAACACTGAGAAATGCTTTGATACAACCTCTGACAGCTATGTGGATGATTACATTAAATACAGCCTTGGATGGACACTCACTGGGTTTTGTATCCCATTGCTCATCACACTGGGCTGCTATGGACATGTGATTGTCATTCTCTGCCGCACAAATGCCACTGACAAGGTACTGAAACCGAGAAGCTTGAAGTTGTTGTTCATCGTgattcttctcttctctgtttgTTACATCCCCTATCATGTACTGAAGAACCTCAACCTCTGGTCAAGAGTTCTGCAAAGACAGAACATATGCCGTGAATGGTCTAATGGAGTCTACATTGCTCATCAGATAAGTCGGGGCCTTGTGTGTCTGAACAGTGCTCTCAACCCTCTGGTTTACCTCCATGGAAATGAAGATACTCCTGCTCAGCTCAGACAGCTGCTCCAGCAAGCTCGTAAATCTTTCATGCGTCTCACCCCTAGTCAAGTTCCACTGGTTGAATTGTCTAATATGTGAATGAAATTGAATTATTGTATTGCATCATGTTGTTCTGGGTCAAGGTTTTTATCTATGTCATTGTCATATTGCTATTAACACGCTCAAAAAGACTCAGATTAAAATAAggaaattaatttattattattattatttgaaaatGTCACGGTTCACTTTCAGAAAGGTTTGCTGAGAGAACAGGACCGTGTTTTGTGATCGGGGGCTCAGTGCTATGCATTATCTCTTTGGATTGAAACAGGAAGTTCATAGTGTGAACGtgtaaaaacaaacaggatGCAAACTGTATGAGCTTCACTGACTGCAACTGCACATTCAAGGGTAGCAAAGGAAGAATAACGAAAAGAATAGCAGCAGATTCATGTGTCAATATTAGTATGATCACGCACAATGTGAAAACAACACAGATTAACAGCTATCAGCATAGCTGTGCAAAATCCCTCCAACTACAGTGATCTTACTTTGTGGAAATATTAATCATTTTGATAAAGCATGGGTTGAGAAAAACAGTATTGTACAACAAATTTAATGATAGTGATGACAAATCAGGAAAAGATAAG
This genomic interval from Perca fluviatilis chromosome 5, GENO_Pfluv_1.0, whole genome shotgun sequence contains the following:
- the LOC120559920 gene encoding P2Y purinoceptor 1-like, whose translation is MANASCQGIRFDFTGRFLPPVYILVFIIGQLANGWGLKSLLQKWKKLGIINVFVFNLGLADILYLLTLPFLVVYYFMESKWIFGDTFCKITRFCFNLNLYGSMGFLTCISVYRYLAIVHPMRVMGRITVTHSVGISVMVWFLVSVQSLPDMFYSKTFGNNTEKCFDTTSDSYVDDYIKYSLGWTLTGFCIPLLITLGCYGHVIVILCRTNATDKVLKPRSLKLLFIVILLFSVCYIPYHVLKNLNLWSRVLQRQNICREWSNGVYIAHQISRGLVCLNSALNPLVYLHGNEDTPAQLRQLLQQARKSFMRLTPSQVPLVELSNM